A stretch of DNA from Agrobacterium cucumeris:
GATCACGCCCCGCCCGCTCGCCTGAAATCTGGCGGTCAGGCGCGCATCACTGCCTATCGCGCGGCCTGCGCGTATTTGATGGAATCCGCCAGAATATCCAGCCCGAGATCGATTTCGGCATCCGACACGGTCAGCGCCGGAGCGATGCGGAAAACGCCGCCCATGCCGGGCAGCTTGACGATATTCATGCTCATGCCGCGCAGCATCGCTTCCTGCATGATGCGCGCACCGAGTTCGAAACCCGGAGCCTTCGTATGCCTGTTGGCCACGACTTCCAGCCCCAGCAGCAGCCCGCGACCGCGCACGTCGCCGACGCATTCGAACCGCTGCTGCAAGGATAAAAGCCCGTCCTTCAGGCGCTTTCCGCGGGCAATCGCCTGTTCCACCAGACCGTCACGCGCCACCACATCGAGGACCGTCACACCGACAGCCGCCGGCAGCGGATCGGACACATGCGTCGTATAAAACAGGAAGCCCCTCTCGAAGGCTTTCTGCTCCACCTCGGCGCTTGTCAGCACGGCTGCAAGCGGCAGGCCGGCGCCCAGCGTCTTGGAGAGCGTCATGATGTCGGGCGTCACGCCATCGCGCTGGTAGGCGAACATGTGCCCCGTCCGGCCGACGCCGGTCTGGGCTTCGTCGAGGATGAGCAGCATGCCGCGCTCCTCGCATTTCTTCTTCAGGGCGGCGAGATAACCGAGCGGCAGTTCGAGAATACCGCCGCTTGAGAGGATAGGCTCGGCAATGAAGGCGGCGAGATTGCCGGTCGACTG
This window harbors:
- a CDS encoding aspartate aminotransferase family protein yields the protein MDNISKNAISLNDEPAFWAAANKHLTRYGPAFEDIIVERAAGSFVYDADDRAILDFTSGQMSALIGHTHPDIVATVNRQMASVAHLFSGMLSRPVVELAARLAALAPGLDRVQLLTTGAESNEAAIRMAKLVTGGHEVVAFAQSWHGMTGAAASATYSAGRRGYGPATAGSLVIPAPNAYRPRFRNPDGSNDWQAELDDAFELIDRQSTGNLAAFIAEPILSSGGILELPLGYLAALKKKCEERGMLLILDEAQTGVGRTGHMFAYQRDGVTPDIMTLSKTLGAGLPLAAVLTSAEVEQKAFERGFLFYTTHVSDPLPAAVGVTVLDVVARDGLVEQAIARGKRLKDGLLSLQQRFECVGDVRGRGLLLGLEVVANRHTKAPGFELGARIMQEAMLRGMSMNIVKLPGMGGVFRIAPALTVSDAEIDLGLDILADSIKYAQAAR